The DNA region aggaggaggaggaggaggaagaggaagagggatAGCCAGAGAGCTACGGAGAAAAATATCGAGAAAGCCTCGAGATGTATGAGCCTTTAAAACAGACAGAACACAATAATAAACAGTACACATGATCAAAACCCACAAAACAGAAAGcccattatttaaaaaaaggaCACGTGTCCCTTAAGGAGGAGTGATACTCcctcattatattatagattgtACGTTCCAATCAACTAGCAAAGTATAAGTGCAAAAcgtttcaattgtttttttttcaaaaaatttcgTCTAAAACAAATTCATCGATTTCCTTTTATTATTACTTTCGTAACGAAGCTGCTTCTCTAATAGCCCCGGAGGGCGAAggcttcccaaaaaaaaaaaaaaagtgtagtGTTTTTTTTAGGCGTCAGGTTAAGACAAACCGGGTTTCCGAGACAAGTGTCTTGTATAATTTGCAGACGTGTCACAAGAGAACACTTGGTGGGGctttatctatctatatatatcaaGTGGGGCCACTCTTGTTCAACCTTCGAGGTTCAATCTTCATCCATCAAtcgtcatcttcttctcctACCCCTGCCCTGCTACGACTTCTCAGAAGCTGCCTTAATTAAATCGAAGCTCGCTCAAAATAAATGGAGATCAAGCCTGGCCTATCCGCTCTTGTCACTGGCGGCGCCTCTGGGATCGGTTAGTTTAAATctgattcttaaaaaaaaattctgattcttaaaaaaaaaaaaattctgattcTTGATATCTTCTGTATAGTTTTTTCTCTgtctatttgaaaatataacttttattaattGGTTTATTCTTAGATTTACGTAACGAATCCGTTGTTAGATACGTACGTGTGTgtacgtttttttttcttttgcctttTAGCTCCTATGTTGTACGAATACATCGTACTCTTACCATGATGATGTAAGAAAGATTCAGAACCCTATCGTTCACTTATGTTGcgtttctatttttattttcattttccttTGTCTTATATCTACTAGTTTTGTTCTGTTCTCTCTGTACAGTGAATGCAAAAAAGAGTAACCAAAGTAAATAATACAGTGTTGTGTTCTCTCTTTTTGGTGATTGGAAAATGTGTAGGTCGAGCACTCTGTTTGGCTCTTGCAGAGAAAGGTGTTTTTGTAACTGTTGTTGATTTTTCCGAGGAGAAAGGGAAAGAGACTACTTCTCTTGTTCAAAAGGCCAATGCTCCATTCCATCCCTCTCTAAACTCTCCTTCCGCTATCTTTGTCAAATGTGATGTCACTAATAGAGGTCAGTCTCTCTCTACCTCTCTGAGAACGAGTAACAAAAACTATTGTGGTTAGCATTGTTGTAATTAATTCTCTAAAAACATGTGAGATTAGGAGATCTTGTTGCTGCTTTTGAGAAGCACTTAGCCACATTTGGAACACTGGATATCTGCATAAACAATGCTGGGATTTCTAATCCTCTAAGATTTGATAAAGATGACACTGATGGATCAAAATCATGGAGACACACCATTAATGTGGATCTTGTTGCAGTAGTTGAATGCACACAGCTTGCAGTAAGTCTTCACTTCTCTTATTACCTTTTAAATTAGTGAACTTCATACAACTCCCAACTGAAGTCTTAGCACTCCTTTTTTTGTGTAGATCAAAGCCATGAAAGCAAAACAAAAGCCTGGAGTTATCATTAACATGGGCTCAGCCGCTGGTCTTTATCCTATGACCTTTGATCCTATCTACTCTGCTGCCAAAGGTTTTGTTCTTACTTGTctgtttcttatttattttcatatgtttattgttgtatttattttttccaaTGTGTTACCATTTCTACAGGCGGTGTTGTGTTATTTACTAGATCATTAGCATATTTCAAGCGTCAAGGGATCCGCATCAATGTGCTCTGCCCTGAAGTAAGCAGAAGTTATATCTAATAtctctcagttttttttttttttgttatgctCTGTTTATCTGTTTAATGGTACAATATGTATGAATAAAATAAACTCCTGAGACATGGAAGTTAGGGGAGGCAAgactttttcatttttctctcATCATGTGTTACTTCATAAAATATCTGTCATGTATATCATATACAGTATATGTGCTACAAACCCAAAATAGCTGAGGTGTTGCCTAAAGTTTTGGTTCTGCACTTGTGTTGTGCAGTTTATCCAGACGGACTTAGCTGAAGGTATTGGTGTTTCCTTCCTTCAGTCAATTGGCGGTTACATGCCAATGGACATGTTGATTAAAGGTGTGTTCCAATGCTTTAAAGactttctttttatgttttcatactAATCAAACTAGGGTTCTCCCACATGGTTGATTGGTTAAGTGAAATGTGGAGTAAGTAGTACAGAAAGAATTGGAATACTGTGTTAGTTATTGTGAATCTTTTATCTATCTTTAGGGGCTTTTGAGCTTATAACCGACGAGAGTAAAGCCGGTGCATGTCTATGGATTAGCAACCGCAGGGGTTTGGAGTATTGGCCGACTCCAATGGAACAGGCAAAGTACTTGGTCGCTTCAAGTTCCCGCAAAAAAACTTCCTTCAAAGTAACTTCAGCTATTGAACTTCCTCAAAGCTTCGAGAAGATGTAAGTTAATATATGACTACGTGAGACCATAACATGTTGTATTTCTATATACTCTTAGACTCATGTCTTACTCTCTGTCCTTCAGAATTGTACACGCCTTGTCTCATAACTTCCGCAATGCTACCAGCATAGTCCGGACACCACTTAAGTTACCCATTGGACCTCAACAAGTTCTTCTCAAAATCATCTATGCTGGTGTTAACGCAAGTGATGTAAGATCTTTATATTCTAGAGTTTTGCATTTAGCTTATCATACCACACATAGCatgagagtatatatatatcagtctaaacaatatgatgggttctTGTTGTAAACCATGAGCAGGTAAACTTCAGCTCAGGTCGTTACTTTAGCGGTGGCTCGCCTAAGCTTCCCTTTGATGCTGGATTTGAGGTGTAATTTAACTCCTCCTAGCTTTTTTTGGTGGACATGTTCAAAAATCTTTAAGTTGTTTCACTTACTTTGTCAGGGAGTTGGACTAATTGCAGCGATGGGAGAATCTGTTAAGAATTTGCAAGTTGGGACTCCAGCTGCTGTTATGACATTTGGAGCATATGCTGAATACATGATAGTATGAGAGTCCCTAGAcctttagagaattttttttccaaGGCCGCTTTGGTAACAGTGTGATCCTGTCTTTTTTGTTGATATAGGTTTCTGCTAAGCACGTTCTCCCTGTTCCAAGGCCAGATCCAGAAGTTGTTGCCATGCTTACCTCAGGATTAACTGCTTTAACCGCCCTTGAAAAGGTCCCTGATTTATTTACAGATAACTTTGTTAACTATATACTTTAACCATGTTGTGTATTTTATCTTGTATCATTCAAAACATAAAGATGAAGTCtgaaaatttttcattttcttttgtggGATTCACAGGCAGGACAAATGAAATCAGGTGAAACGGTACTTGTGACTGCTGCTGCTGGAGGGACTGGACAGTTCGCAGTTCAGGTATACACAAGTGACAAGTCTGAAGTTGAATCTCTAATGGTTTATGTTCtgtagtttaaatatatgttttgtgaaATTCTCTATGCAGATTGCAAAGTTAGCCGGAAATAAGGTGATTGCCACTTGTGGAGGATCAGAGAAGGCCAAGCTATTAAAAGAGCTCGGGGTAGATCGAGTCATAGACTATAAAACCGAGGATATCAAGACGGTAGGTTtgtatatattagtatatatatatatggtttaatagaatattatattattcatgatgtgatataatcatcacaggtcCTGAAAAAAGAGTTTCCAAAGGGTGTGGATATCATATATGAATCTGTAGGTGGTAAAATGTTTGATCTGTGCTTGAATGCTCTTGCTGTCTACGGACGACTCATAGTGATTGGAATGATCTCTCAGGTTGCCTATCATTAACATCTTTTGTTTCTCTATGCATCAGTTCTTGTGTgtttatttaagattttgaaGTTGTATATTCCAACTTGATATCTATTGTCAGTATCAAGGGGAGAAGGGATGGCAGCCCGCAAACTATCCAGGGCTGTGCGAGAAAATTCTTGCAAAAAGCCAAACCGTGGTATGTTATCACATTCAGTTCTAGTTTTGAAAATGTTGTTTTGAATCAAACTGCTACACCTAGAATGTTGACTTAAGAAACTCATATTGGTTACTTGAATTGATTTTGTTCCAAATGAATATTGTTTGCAGGCCGGTTTCTTTCTGGTGCAATATAGTCAACTCTGGAAACAAAATCTTGAAAAGTTATTCAATCTTTATTCTCTTGGAAAGCTTAAGGTAATAATAAATAAGCTTGAGGGTCTTACCTTACACCACACGTTCCTTTTGCTTACCAATTCGCCTTTTTGTTGTCACCTTTGGTAGGTTGGTATTGATCAGAAAAAGTTTATAGGCCTAAACACTGTTTCAGACGCTGTTGAGTATCTACATTCCGGTAAAAGCACCGGAAaggtaaaataataaaatcctCTTTTTTAATGGGGCTTAAGAAACATGGAAACATACACATTTTATAAGGTCACACGGTTCAAAAAGCCCATTTCCAGAGAGATTAATTCATAAAAAGCAAGTTGGAGGTTTTGTTACATTTTCAGCTATGCAATTTATTATTCTAAATTTTGGGCAGGTTGTGGTTTGCATGGATCATACGTTTGAGCAGACAACGTCGAGGCTGTGAACAAAAACAAGGACAAATCCAAATCCAGTTTGAGATTCAGTGAAAGAAATCTTAGGATTGGAGTTCGTAGATACGAAGTTGTTTAGCTTTACATTTTAAGTATGGGAAATAAACTGtttggtctcatgtagactctCCCGTTAATAAGCTCTCAACTAAATGTACGTTTAAGAGCATTATAGCATATTTGATTCTCTTCGTGTTATAGGCAATGATGACACGATGATTTACATGATTGCTTCCCTGAGCCtgctaaaatcatttatttaacatactgtacaagaaaaaaaaacatactgtACAAAGTTGTATTCttttcttagataaaaaattaagtTATCAAAAAACTGTACACATGAAAATTTtaacatctattctattaaaaccaAACTTTTTATTCTATTGACCTTTTACTAATAATctcttacaatatatatatacataacgTTGGGTGAGACAGTACAACTGCAGCTGGTACAATTTGTGAAGTTGCTATTTTAAGTTTGTCTGACAGCATTCCAATTATCTTTACGTGATTGACATGCAGCACAAATGAAGTCAGGTGAAACAGTACGACTGCAGCTGCAGGAGGGAATGGTACACAAAAGCTGAAGTTGAATGTTATATGCATTCAACAATAGATTCttgaatatttgtttttatatgttttcaccaaccgaaataaaatgtttgttacAACCTATGTTGCACCGGGACGGATACGGGCACAGATACGGGGACGGAAACGGGGACGGGAAACGGCTAAACTTAAAATTTATGGATACGGGTATGGCATGGATACgcctataaaaatatatatacatatatataatatatatatcataaatatttaaaccaaatcatagtcaccatataaaaataaaacatcactatgtcataatataaaaataaaacatcactaTAATATCTTATGTACGTATGATTTGAAAAACCATGAAACAACACACATACGTAAttgacaaaccaaaaaacaGAGTTTGTTATAGTACCTACTGTGTTTCTCTAAGAGATGATGAGAATTGACAATTAAGAAAGAAGGTGAAGACAATAAGAGTTTGTTTAAGATTAAAATCAAAAAATGGTTTAGAACTTTGTAACCCTAATCGTTTAACTAAATGACgtgtttccttttttgttttccaaaaaaatatactGAGTTTACATAAGAAACGTTTCAAAAACGTTTCCAAAACTTAACTACGCCGTTTCCACAAATCTTTGCCGTCTCCACCGACTCTGAAACGTTTCGGAAACGTTCCCACGCCGTCCCCACCACGTCCCCGTCCCGGAAACGCCGCTGGCGGCAGTGAATTGCCGTCTCCGTGCTTCATAGGTTACAACATTTATAATTGAAAGTCCTATATGAACCTCAGACGTCTTTTCTCTCATTTTCCTTTATCATAAGCCAGTTTGCTTACTATATCCAGGAATCAAAACAGCTATGCAGAACAAATTAGATGGGGGAAATGAATAAAGGAAATCATGAAAATGTTTAAGAgttaaaagatttataaaagcaccagtggtctagtggtagaatagtaccctgccacggtacagacccgggttcgattcccggctggtgcacttatttttttttcccaattaagaaaaaacttaaaaaagaaaacagttaAGACGACGCATCAAACACCTCTGCGAGACAGTGTATATGAACATGTGGTCCAATTTTAACTTCTCCAGCAAAGATTTGGATAAGGTACTCTTTGTCTAACACTAAGCAATCACTGTCGGAGAATATATTCCAGTAGCCATGCTCCGGCGAATCGCTCTTACCTCTTCACTTTGTTTGCCTTCTCTCTTCTTTCCCCAGTTCCCTCGCTCTTACCAGTCGCTGTCATTCTCAAAGACAGCCGTTATCGTCTCCGGCCGCCACTACCTCCGCCGGCTATCTACTCCTCCGACTACCCTCCGTTGCATTTCTTCACAAACTTCATCAGATCTCGTCTCCGAACATCCTCCATTCATCAGGATCTACAAAGACGGTCGCGTCGAGCGTCTCGCCGGCACTGAAACCGTCCCAGCTTCTCTCACCCCACAAAACGGCGTCATTTCAAAGGACATCGTGTACTCACAGAAACATAACCTCTCCGTTCGTCTCTTCCTCCCTCACAAATCCACTGAACTCGTCGCCGGTAACAACAACAAGTTCCCGCTGCTCATCTACATCCACGGCGGAGCTTGGCTCATCGGCTCTCCATTCTCCCCCATTTACCACAATTTCCTCACGGAGGTCGTCAGAACCGCGAATTGCTTGGCCGTGTCGGTTCAGTACCGCCTCGCGCCTGAGAATCCTATCCCGGCGGCGTACGAGGATGCATGGTCAGCGATCCAGTGGATCCTCTCTCATTCAGACGAGTCTGGTCCCGTGGATTGGATCAACGAACACGCCGACTTCGACAGAGTTTTCCTCGCCGGAGATAGCGCCGGCGGCAACATGGCGCATCACATGGCCGTTAGAGCCGGCGAGGAGAAGCTTAAGGCGAGGATCAAAGGGACTGCGATTGTGCATCCAGCTTTCTGGGGGAAGGAACCGATCGACGAGCTTGATTTGCAAGACAGAGAAGCTAGGAGGCGAGTTGCGGAGGTTTGGGAGAAACTCGTTAGTCCGAATAGTGTAGATGGAGCGGACGACCCGTGGTTTAATGTGGTCGGATCCGGGTCGGATTTTTCTGAGTTGGGATGTGAGAAGGTTTTGGTTGCGGTTGCTGGGAAGGATGTGTTTGTGAGGCAAGGTTTGGGGTACGCGGAGAAGGTGAAGAAGAGTGGGTGGAGAGGAGATGTGGAGGTGATGGAGGAGGCAGATGAAGATCATTGCTTTCATCTCTTGAACCCTGGTTCTGAAAATGCTCCAAGGTTCATGAACAAGTTTGTCAAGTTTATTACAGGTTGAAGAAATGTTTCTTGACTTCAGGTCAAATGAATAATAATCCTTTCATAGAATCTTTAACTTGGTTTCAACTCTCGAATATACAAAGTATTACACATCAAAACCCAAACTGTCAGCTAACCTTGCCATTAGCATATGTTCAGAGGAAACAGAGATCAAGCAGAGGAATTAACAAGCAAAGTGGCTAAAGTACAAGCAAATTGAAGCATGATTATTGGTGTGAGAGAGGGTTTATGTTTTCATGCATTAGGAACTTTGCGTTAAGCTGCCATTTTATATTATACAGATGTAGTAGTAGCCTATTCCTGAGAATACTCCTTTATGAAAATTCAGCACATATATCATATAATCTTATTAATATTCATGTCTGTCACGTAGATATACTCCAGTTTATCAGATTCCTGACCATATGAGACTTGTATTCAATTGTAATTGCCATAAAAAATCAGTAACACACTTTCGTTTTAACTCTCGAATATACAGATACATGTATGGTTACCTAACAAAGTATTACACATCAAAACCCAAACTGtcaacaaataatataatagtccGCAAATTGTTTTGTGTAAGGAggaataaactttataaaaccGTCTGTTTTAGTTAAAGAAAATCTTTCTGAAGATCATAGAAATTTTTGAACGGAAGGGAAGTGAAATGAAAGTAGGAGTTACCTTTCTCGAAACTCAATGGAACCTCAAGAAACTCGTGTCATGACAAGCTTTTCTGGTTGTTATCCTCGACGTGCTTCATAATATCTACGATGTCAAATTTAACGTTGGCTGTGACTTTTGTTGATCCATTGTCATGACATGAGATCATTATCAGACTACAGAAAGGAAAATGGTGGAAAAAGTATTATCAACTGGAGAAGAAGAACGTATGGAACCTCAAGAAACTTATTTGATGACAAGCTTTTTTGGTTATTATCCTCGACGTGCTTAATAATATCTGATGTCAAATTTAACGTTGGTTTGACTTTTGTTGATCCATTGTCATTACATGAGATCATTATCAGACTACAGAAAAGAAAATGGTGGAGAAAAGTATTATCAGACGGAATTTCTCAAAGGATCCCTCAGCAATTTCTGGACAACTAAGGAGAAGCAAAAATACTCTTGATTTACTAATAAACTGCTGAAACTTGGGCGCACTGCATATGATTGGATCACTGTCAGGGTGGGAAATGGAAGTGAGGTAAGATTTTGGACGGATAATTGGTCGCCGGTGGAAAGTGTTCAGAAGTACCTGGCACCTGTCGCAGCAAACTCAATGGGAATCTCTCGGTTAGCAACACTTCAGGATTTGTTCGTCGGTGATCACTGGATATTAGAGCGGTCCGCTCTGATTGCCAAGTGCAAATCCAAGTGTTTCTATCATCAATTACTCTATCCCAACTACCTGATGAGTATGAGTGGACAATAGAAGGTAAAGTTTGGCTTAAGTATCAGACTGGAGAGATATATAAACTGCTGAAAAATCATGAGCAAAATGTACCTTGGAAAGAAGCTATTTGGAACTCTGGTGGTGTGCCACGGCATAGCTTCCACGCCTGGCTCGTCACCCTAAATAGACTCCCGACTCGTGACAGGCTTCTCTCGTCGGGGCTCACCGTTCCTGCAACTTGTCTTCTATGCAATCAAGGAGTGGAATCAAGGGATCACTTGTTTTTTGCTTGCTCCTTCTCCTCTGAGCTATGGACCCATCACTCTCGCCGGATCAACATCGGCCCCCTGACTACCTGGAGCGACTCTCTCAACTGCATGCAATCACTGTCAGGTCTACCGTGGCGCAGGAAACTCCAACTCATTGTATGGCAAGCCGTCATCTACTCCATCTGGCAAGAAAGGAATGCTCGACTCCACCGCAATACTCAAAAGACCGTCGCTACCATCTCCTCTATTCTCGACATAACCATTAGAAACAAGTTCCAGAGCTTCTGAGAATCAAGCCCGATCGGAGCCTCTCGAATGCTTCAACTCTGGTTTGCAACTACTCCATCATCACCTCCGCCTTTACATCTTCCTTTGCTCTTGCAATTTCCGCACTAATCGCCTCTGCTATCTCTCGAATCAGAAAACCAAATGGGCTAGATTTTTTCCACTAGTTTCTTTCTCTGATGTGAGTTTCGGCCATTTTTTGTAATAGGGCGAGGTCCAAACACTAAGTTCTTTggcttgttttcttttttctcatgCTTTTAATAGAagaaaatcttcaaaaaaaaagttgtggtCCAATTGAGAGCCGGCTTATTGGGTCATAATGGGCTCAGAAGGCCACGGCCCGTTATCCTTCCACCGTCAAGAGCGGGAGGTGGACGCTGCTCTGTGAAACCAGTCTCACGCGCAGTCTCCTCCGTTCTAAGAGTGTCCGAACCACAAGCCTTCGCTCGAGTCCAACCACTCAACTCCCGACTTGGAATGGACAGGCCAGAAGATAGCCCACATCCGAACCCGGCCCAAAGAGATCGGCCCAATGTCCCACCAACTCGTAGTCTCCACTTGGATTACAAGCCCGCGTTACCAAGCTCGACGTACAGAAAGAGTGTGCTAAACGTATATATACAACAAGCAAAAGTTTGGTTCctccgatgtgggactttaCTAACTAAAAACATCTAACTCCTTAAAACGATCTTTGTTCTTCGTTTTGAGCTTTTCCTTCAATCAATCTGTTCATCCTTCGATTTGATTTTCTAAATcgtttaatatgttttattcatCTCTTTTGTTTATCCTTATTCTTCGTGGTTTATAGTCTGATGGTTATTGCAGGTTTTGTTCCCGTTTGAAGATAAAGTCAGAGTTGATGTTCTGGAATTAATTATCTGTGATAGTGATTCATTTCGACATTTTGGAATGTAGATAGCTCTGAGCAGAATCTTGATTGTGTGGTGCTCGTTGCTAAGAAATTTCTTTCTCCATCCATGATTTTGTGAAGGTTCTGCAGTTGATAAAGACTTCTTCTACCTTCTATCACACTGGCCTCTTCCTCACGCTACTGAATTTTTAAGACTGAGGAACAGTTTCTGTCACTCTTCTACTGGTTTTTCATGAAAGTGTTGATTCACCAAGACAGGGGGAAGTTCTATGGTCAAGAAGGACCAACTAACCATTGGGCTAATCTTGTATAATCTTCAGTAGAGATATAGTGGCGGCTTTATACATAATTCTATGACTAGCTCTCAACTAACCATAACacctaacttttttttaaacaaaacattTGCTTTCCACCACTTTCATGAGTCTGCTACATAACATTCTCTTCTTCTCAATGTGGTTGAAGCACAAACAGACTCAAACATAGGAAACCAAATATACTCCAGTCGTTAATGTACTTTGAGGTTCCTGACTATGAAGCTGCCATAGCTAACCCATCTCCCATAGCATCCACACTTTAGCTCAAAGAGCTGCCAATATGCAAGACACATGATGAGATTTAAAGATAAAtctttgatgaaaaaaataataataaaaggaCCTGGTTGTAGCAGCTTTTGGAACGTTAATAATCAAGTCAATGATTCTTGTCACGACTCACAACATTGAGATATTGTGGAGAAGTCAAAGAAACTCTAGGTTATATTCGTTGGATCTGTGGTCTTTTGGTAGTCTCCAGTACTCTTTTGTTAGCCTAGCCTAATGCTTTATATCTGGAAACGCAAAGGTCCTAATGCTCTCTATCTGTATATGAATTAAACACATATAGACAGACCAAACCAGACTAGAAAGTTTTCGAATAAAGGGAACTTTGTTGTTAGGTTGTAAAAGCTTGTTccaattttggtttatttagggttgaagatgatgataagCTAAAGACCATTCATAAAccgtttcttttcaagtgtatTAAAAGATGCTTTTCGATTGCTAACCAGTAACCACTGTAGAAAGATAAAGAATGGGGTTTGCAGAGAGGAGAACTATGTATAGCGAGAAAACCAAATGGAAAAGAACTATTTTATTGACAGTTATAATGTGGTAACATACATATTTGAGACCTGAGATACATACTAAACAGAGATACTAAACAGTTAGTGAATCATAATCAACATACTAAACAGCGATAATGAGCAGAAACTACATACTAAACAGCGATAATGAACAGAAACTACATACTAAGCAAAGATACTAAGACTTAATGAACAGAATCAACATACTAAACAGCTATACTTAAAGTTAATGTTGTAATGAGACATGAGAATGTACAAACTAAACAGAGATACTAAAAGTCAATCAACAGAAACTACATACCAAACTTTAATCAACAGAAAACTACAGTCTACATACTAATCAGATAC from Raphanus sativus cultivar WK10039 chromosome 8, ASM80110v3, whole genome shotgun sequence includes:
- the LOC108823064 gene encoding probable carboxylesterase 4, mitochondrial yields the protein MLRRIALTSSLCLPSLFFPQFPRSYQSLSFSKTAVIVSGRHYLRRLSTPPTTLRCISSQTSSDLVSEHPPFIRIYKDGRVERLAGTETVPASLTPQNGVISKDIVYSQKHNLSVRLFLPHKSTELVAGNNNKFPLLIYIHGGAWLIGSPFSPIYHNFLTEVVRTANCLAVSVQYRLAPENPIPAAYEDAWSAIQWILSHSDESGPVDWINEHADFDRVFLAGDSAGGNMAHHMAVRAGEEKLKARIKGTAIVHPAFWGKEPIDELDLQDREARRRVAEVWEKLVSPNSVDGADDPWFNVVGSGSDFSELGCEKVLVAVAGKDVFVRQGLGYAEKVKKSGWRGDVEVMEEADEDHCFHLLNPGSENAPRFMNKFVKFITG
- the LOC108818929 gene encoding uncharacterized protein LOC108818929, yielding MEIKPGLSALVTGGASGIGRALCLALAEKGVFVTVVDFSEEKGKETTSLVQKANAPFHPSLNSPSAIFVKCDVTNRGDLVAAFEKHLATFGTLDICINNAGISNPLRFDKDDTDGSKSWRHTINVDLVAVVECTQLAIKAMKAKQKPGVIINMGSAAGLYPMTFDPIYSAAKGGVVLFTRSLAYFKRQGIRINVLCPEFIQTDLAEGIGVSFLQSIGGYMPMDMLIKGAFELITDESKAGACLWISNRRGLEYWPTPMEQAKYLVASSSRKKTSFKVTSAIELPQSFEKIIVHALSHNFRNATSIVRTPLKLPIGPQQVLLKIIYAGVNASDVNFSSGRYFSGGSPKLPFDAGFEGVGLIAAMGESVKNLQVGTPAAVMTFGAYAEYMIVSAKHVLPVPRPDPEVVAMLTSGLTALTALEKAGQMKSGETVLVTAAAGGTGQFAVQIAKLAGNKVIATCGGSEKAKLLKELGVDRVIDYKTEDIKTVLKKEFPKGVDIIYESVGGKMFDLCLNALAVYGRLIVIGMISQYQGEKGWQPANYPGLCEKILAKSQTVAGFFLVQYSQLWKQNLEKLFNLYSLGKLKVGIDQKKFIGLNTVSDAVEYLHSGKSTGKVVVCMDHTFEQTTSRL